The bacterium genome segment CTCAAAGTAGCCCGACGCGTAATACTCGCGGTCTTCCCAGTCGTAGCCGAGCCAGTGGATATCTTCTTTGATGGCGTCCACGTACTCGGTTTCCTCCTTGGTCGGGTTGGTGTCGTCGAACCTCAGGTTGCACTTACCGCCATACTCCTCGGCCATCCCGAAGTCGATGCTGATGGCCTTGGCGTGACCGATATGCAGCCGGCCGTTGGGCTCAGGCGGGAACCGGGTATGGACGTGGTCGACCCGGCCCGAGGCCAGGTCGACATCTATTGCCTCTTCTATAAAGTGCTTGCCCGCTGGTCTCGCGCCTGTGGTCTCTTCGTTCATTTGCCTGCCTCTTTCAATGCGAGGTCGATCCTCGCCAGTACACTGTCCCGACCCAGAATAGCCATAGTCTCGTATAACCCAAACCCCACGGTCTTGCCGGTGATAGCCAGCCGAAGTATGTGGATCACCTGCCCGACCTTGATGCCTTCTGCCGTCACGAAATCCTGCATGCACCTCTCAAGCGCCGCCGGCTCGAAAGCGGCCGAAGCAAGCAGGCCTCGAAGCTTGGCAAGGTAGTCTGCCGCTCCGGGCTTGCTCAGTTCCTTCTGGAATGCTGTCATGTCTCGGACCAACTTGTCATCGGCGCAGAAGAAGTCGGCGTAGTCGAGGATGTCTCCCGCAACCTTGACGCGGTCGCCGGCCGCCGTGATGATGGCCGCGACCTTGTCCGTAGTCGCATCCAGCCCGGCCTTCGCAAGGAACAGCAGACAGAGGTCGACCCTCTTTCCGACCGGCAGGGCCAGCATGTGCCGGACCTCGAACGCCATCAGCTTGCCCGGGTCGAAACTCGCCGCTGACTTGTTCACCCGCTCCAGCGAGAAACTCATCACCAGGTCTTCACGCCCAAAATCCTCGGTCTTGTCGTCGAGCGCCCAGCCGAGGAGGG includes the following:
- a CDS encoding glutamate--tRNA ligase family protein, with the protein product DADRARFEAEGRKPVVRLKMPTEGRLVIDDIVRGQVEFEWRREQDHVIQRADGSPLYHLASIVDDHAMGITHIIRAEEHLSNTPRQVFILQSLGAKLPRFAHLPFVSEPGSRNKLSKRKIREYMKNRDFSELVARGNKIAAALNLATGPDTFSPVVVDFYRQTGFLPEAIVNYMALLGWALDDKTEDFGREDLVMSFSLERVNKSAASFDPGKLMAFEVRHMLALPVGKRVDLCLLFLAKAGLDATTDKVAAIITAAGDRVKVAGDILDYADFFCADDKLVRDMTAFQKELSKPGAADYLAKLRGLLASAAFEPAALERCMQDFVTAEGIKVGQVIHILRLAITGKTVGFGLYETMAILGRDSVLARIDLALKEAGK